TCGTATCCGTCGCCCGAAAGAGGCAGAGGGCGGCTGTTACCGACGGGTTCATAGAATCCGATTCGCCGTTCGCGATGCAGCTCGTCAGCTTTTATCTGCCTACATATGACGAGCTTTTGCTTCATGAAATGATAGACGCCGCGCTTGACTGTAACGAACGCTATTCCGTGCGGGTGTGTTTCTTTTTCAAAAACGGCGGTCTGCGCGTGGAATGCTTCGGCGGGATAGAAGACGTGAAAAAAGTTGTTAATGAATTCGCGCAGAAGCCGGAGCTTCAGGACGTATTCAGATCAATGCGTGCAAGAGCGCGTGAAAAGTCTTCGGCGAAATGACGTCTTACTCATTGCTGGCGCGGGAGCGAGCCGCGGTCAACCGCCGGTAACGGCGATAATAAACAAAAAGTGTGCAGTCGAAAACGAACACGGTTTTTCGCTTTCTGCTGCACACTTGTTTTTTCGCGGTTATTATTATTCTCCGATCAGATCGTCCATCGAATACATGCCGTTTTCCTTCGCGGAGATGAACTGCGCGGCCTTGACCGCGCCGACGGCGAAGATGTCGCGCGAAAGCGCCGTATGCTTCAGCGTGACGACCTCGTCCTTGCCGGCGAATATGACTTCGTGGTCGCCGACTATCGTGCCTCCGCGCACGGAGGATATGCCTATCTCTTTCTTGTCGCGCTTCTGCCTGCGGGAGTGGCGGTCGTAGACGTAGACGGGCTCTTCGGGCAGCGCGCCGGAGATCGCGTCCGCGAGCATTATCGCGGTGCCGCTGGGCGCGTCGAGCTTGCGGTTGTGGTGCATCTCGACTATCTCGATATCAAAGGAATCGTAGAGTATCGACGCCGCTTTCTTCGCAAGACCGGCGAGCAGGTTGACGCCGAAGGACATATTGTATGAAAAGAATACCGGCACCTGCGCGGAAGCCTTACGCATATATTCGATCTGCTCGTCCGAAATGCCCGTCGTCGCGATGACCGCGGGCGTTTTCGTTTTCACGGCGTAGTCGATTATGCCCTTCAGCAGGGAGGGGTGGGAGAAGTCGATAACACAGTCGAACTTGCCAGTGACCTCCGAAATATCGGAGCAGACGGGGAAACCGAGCTCGGCAGCGACCTTGTCGACGCCGGCTGCGGGTTCGTGTCCGTATTCGCGGGCGACGGCGGCGACCGCCCTGCCCATGGCGCCTGCGGCGCCGCAAATCAGAATCTTCATCTTAAACTTCCTTTTCGGTTTGCCGTCAGACGATAAGCGCCTCCGGCATAGCGCTCGCGAGTTCGCTGTGCAGGCGCTCCTCGTTTTTGCCGGAGATCTTCGTCAGCGGCATGCGGAGCGAGCCGTCGCACCAGCCGAGCAGC
This is a stretch of genomic DNA from Clostridia bacterium. It encodes these proteins:
- a CDS encoding helix-turn-helix domain-containing protein — protein: MAGSERKYTLSDVALLTNISTRTLRKLTNAGVIKGKVVKGKREFDFKELAETLNHPDVVSVARKRQRAAVTDGFIESDSPFAMQLVSFYLPTYDELLLHEMIDAALDCNERYSVRVCFFFKNGGLRVECFGGIEDVKKVVNEFAQKPELQDVFRSMRARAREKSSAK
- a CDS encoding 4-hydroxy-tetrahydrodipicolinate reductase, whose translation is MKILICGAAGAMGRAVAAVAREYGHEPAAGVDKVAAELGFPVCSDISEVTGKFDCVIDFSHPSLLKGIIDYAVKTKTPAVIATTGISDEQIEYMRKASAQVPVFFSYNMSFGVNLLAGLAKKAASILYDSFDIEIVEMHHNRKLDAPSGTAIMLADAISGALPEEPVYVYDRHSRRQKRDKKEIGISSVRGGTIVGDHEVIFAGKDEVVTLKHTALSRDIFAVGAVKAAQFISAKENGMYSMDDLIGE